Proteins encoded in a region of the Streptomyces akebiae genome:
- a CDS encoding amidohydrolase, whose product MPQSQVTGPADLVLTGGPVHTVDPARSRATSVAVHGGRITAVGHDEVHALIGPGTEVVDLTGKLLLPGFQDAHVHPQGAGLELGLCHLADTVDPAEYLRRIRAYADEHPHIEWITGGGWSLEAFPGGAPTAAALDAIVPDRPVFLPNRDHHGAWVNTRALELAGIDAHTPDPADGRIERAADGRPTGMLQEGAVHLVGRLVPEPTPEEQLAALLRAQAVLHSHGVTAWQDAIVGAYANMTDPAPSYRAALDRGLLTARVVGALWWDRERGAEQIPELLARRAELSVDRFRAGTVKIMQDGIAENHTAAMLDPYLTGCGCASDGSGISFVEPGELKKYVTELDALGFQVHFHALGDRAVREALDAVEAARAANGHRDTRHHLAHLQVVHPDDVRRFRALGATANLQMLWAAHEPQMDELTLPFLGPERGARQYPFGDLLRSGATLAAGSDWPVSSPDPLQAVHVAVNRVSPDAPEGTPEFLPGQRLDLGTALAAYTAGSAYANHLDALTGSITVGKAADLVVLDRDPFARPADEIAATRVLQTFVDGARVHAAPDA is encoded by the coding sequence ATGCCCCAGTCCCAGGTCACGGGCCCCGCCGACCTCGTCCTCACCGGCGGGCCCGTCCACACCGTCGATCCCGCACGCAGCCGCGCCACCTCCGTGGCCGTGCACGGCGGACGGATCACGGCCGTCGGCCACGACGAGGTGCACGCCCTCATCGGGCCCGGCACCGAGGTCGTCGACCTCACCGGGAAGCTGCTGCTGCCCGGCTTCCAGGACGCCCACGTCCATCCGCAGGGCGCGGGCCTGGAACTGGGCCTGTGCCACCTCGCCGACACCGTCGACCCCGCCGAGTACCTGCGGCGGATCCGGGCGTACGCCGACGAGCACCCGCACATCGAGTGGATCACCGGCGGCGGCTGGTCCCTGGAGGCCTTCCCCGGCGGCGCCCCCACCGCCGCCGCGCTCGACGCGATCGTCCCCGACCGGCCCGTCTTCCTGCCCAACCGCGACCACCACGGCGCCTGGGTCAACACCCGGGCCCTGGAGCTGGCCGGGATCGACGCCCACACCCCCGATCCCGCCGACGGCCGTATCGAACGCGCCGCCGACGGCCGCCCGACCGGGATGCTCCAGGAGGGCGCCGTCCATCTCGTCGGCCGGCTGGTGCCCGAGCCGACCCCCGAGGAACAGCTGGCCGCCCTGCTGCGCGCCCAGGCCGTGCTGCACTCCCACGGGGTCACCGCCTGGCAGGACGCCATCGTCGGCGCGTACGCCAACATGACCGACCCCGCACCCTCGTACCGCGCGGCCCTGGACCGGGGGCTCCTCACCGCCCGCGTCGTCGGCGCCCTGTGGTGGGACCGGGAGCGCGGCGCCGAGCAGATCCCCGAACTGCTCGCGCGGCGCGCGGAGTTGAGCGTGGACCGGTTCCGCGCCGGCACAGTGAAGATCATGCAGGACGGCATAGCCGAGAACCACACGGCCGCGATGCTCGACCCCTATCTCACCGGCTGCGGGTGCGCCTCGGACGGCAGCGGCATCAGCTTCGTCGAACCGGGCGAGCTGAAGAAGTACGTCACCGAACTCGACGCGCTCGGTTTCCAGGTGCACTTCCACGCCCTCGGCGACCGCGCGGTGCGCGAGGCGCTCGACGCCGTGGAGGCCGCCCGCGCCGCCAACGGTCATCGCGACACCCGCCACCATCTGGCGCACCTCCAGGTCGTGCACCCCGACGACGTACGACGGTTCCGGGCGCTCGGTGCCACCGCCAACCTCCAGATGCTGTGGGCCGCCCACGAACCCCAGATGGACGAGCTCACCCTGCCGTTCCTCGGCCCCGAACGCGGCGCCCGGCAGTACCCGTTCGGCGATCTGCTGCGGTCCGGGGCCACGCTCGCGGCGGGCAGCGACTGGCCGGTCAGCAGCCCCGACCCGCTCCAGGCCGTGCACGTCGCCGTCAACCGCGTCTCACCGGACGCTCCCGAGGGCACTCCGGAGTTCCTGCCCGGACAGCGCCTCGACCTCGGCACCGCCCTCGCCGCGTACACGGCGGGCAGCGCCTACGCCAACCACCTCGACGCCCTGACCGGCAGCATCACCGTGGGCAAGGCGGCCGATCTGGTCGTCCTCGACCGTGACCCGTTCGCGCGCCCGGCCGACGAGATCGCGGCCACCCGGGTCCTGCAGACCTTCGTGGACGGAGCACGCGTCCACGCGGCACCCGACGCGTGA
- a CDS encoding LacI family DNA-binding transcriptional regulator: protein MTRGTGRGGSPAAPSSTDVARLAGVSQKTVSRVFNDEPYVSADVRRRVSEAAERLGYRRNNAARALASGRTRSIGVVTLGTALYGPASLLMGVERVVRDTGYALRVVNTMEGDPAGIAGAVDSLLDQGVDGIVISEPIDEAGGNGDMAPRVGVPVLVIGAPPFVTAPAVLNAGDGADLMARTATEHLLALGHTTVHHLAGPQRWYAARDRLEGWRATLTAHGKDVPEVVTGDWSAASGYTAGRALAEDGDVTAVFSANDDMAIGLVRALTEAGRRVPEDVSVVGFDDIPVAAYVTPPLTTVRQPFDAVAQEGLKRLVHAIENPDADPLPPSDPPIDLVVRASTAPPPSRTTPARGRRTPARRQGGTPAAARPGGGAPQH, encoded by the coding sequence ATGACGCGAGGTACAGGGCGGGGCGGGAGCCCTGCGGCGCCGAGCAGCACGGATGTGGCACGGCTGGCCGGGGTGTCGCAGAAGACCGTGTCGAGGGTCTTCAACGACGAACCGTACGTCTCCGCCGACGTGCGCCGACGCGTCTCGGAGGCCGCGGAACGGCTCGGTTACCGGCGCAACAACGCCGCCCGGGCGCTGGCCTCCGGGCGGACCCGCTCCATCGGGGTGGTGACGCTGGGAACGGCCCTGTACGGGCCGGCCTCGCTGCTCATGGGCGTCGAGCGGGTCGTCCGGGACACGGGTTACGCGCTCCGCGTGGTCAACACGATGGAAGGCGACCCGGCCGGGATCGCCGGTGCCGTGGACTCACTGCTCGACCAGGGAGTGGACGGCATCGTCATCTCCGAGCCGATCGACGAGGCGGGCGGGAACGGGGACATGGCTCCGCGGGTCGGCGTGCCGGTGCTGGTCATCGGCGCCCCACCGTTCGTCACCGCGCCCGCGGTGCTGAACGCGGGTGACGGCGCCGACCTGATGGCACGTACCGCCACCGAGCACCTGCTGGCGCTGGGCCACACGACGGTCCACCATCTCGCGGGCCCGCAGCGGTGGTACGCCGCCCGGGACCGTCTGGAGGGATGGCGGGCGACCCTCACGGCACACGGGAAGGACGTGCCCGAGGTCGTCACGGGTGACTGGTCGGCCGCGTCCGGCTACACGGCCGGACGCGCGCTGGCCGAGGACGGGGACGTCACCGCCGTCTTCTCCGCCAACGACGACATGGCGATCGGTCTGGTCCGCGCGCTGACGGAGGCCGGACGCCGGGTGCCCGAGGACGTCAGCGTCGTCGGATTCGACGACATCCCGGTCGCCGCCTATGTGACTCCTCCCCTGACCACGGTGCGACAGCCGTTCGACGCCGTGGCGCAGGAAGGGCTCAAGCGGCTCGTGCACGCCATCGAGAACCCCGACGCGGACCCACTGCCGCCGAGCGACCCCCCCATCGACCTGGTCGTCCGCGCCTCGACCGCGCCACCACCGAGCCGGACGACCCCGGCTCGCGGCCGGCGCACCCCAGCACGCCGCCAAGGGGGCACCCCCGCCGCCGCCCGTCCGGGAGGAGGAGCCCCACAGCACTGA
- a CDS encoding ABC transporter substrate-binding protein: MPRNAFTAASSSPMSRRLFLTTTGALSLGAALTACGGGDSSGSSGSAAPVSKADIDKAMKTPTELTFWTWVPNIAKEIALFEKKYPAVKVKVVNAGQGTPQYTKLRTALKAGSGAPDMVQMEYQAIPTFTITDSLLDLRPYGAAELKDRFVDWTWGQVSGAKGEVWAIPQDTGPMGLLYREDIFDKHGIDVPGTWDEFAEAARKLHKADPDVYLTNLAANQPAAWHGLLWQAGAKPYATSGKSDITISVDDAVSRKLGAYWGGLAKEGVISVDPDFTDGWYAGLNKGKYATWITAAWGPAFLSGSAKATAGKWRAAPLPQWDAAKPNAGNWGGSTTAVIRSTKNPVAAAVFAQFLNSDPATAKMFATEQFFFPATKALLTDQEFVSDAPSFYGGQKVNQVFADISATVDPSFQWPPFLDQAATDWTETVGKSLADKSDTVAALGTWQSRMTTYAKNQGFTVKGS; this comes from the coding sequence ATGCCCAGAAACGCGTTCACAGCCGCCTCCTCCTCCCCCATGAGCCGTCGGCTGTTCCTCACCACCACGGGTGCCCTGTCGCTCGGGGCGGCCCTGACCGCCTGCGGCGGCGGTGACTCCTCCGGCTCCTCCGGCTCGGCCGCGCCCGTCAGCAAGGCCGACATCGACAAGGCGATGAAGACGCCGACCGAGCTGACGTTCTGGACCTGGGTCCCGAACATCGCCAAGGAGATCGCGCTCTTCGAGAAGAAGTACCCGGCCGTCAAGGTCAAGGTCGTCAACGCCGGTCAGGGCACCCCGCAGTACACCAAGCTGCGCACGGCGCTGAAGGCCGGCAGCGGCGCCCCGGACATGGTGCAGATGGAGTACCAGGCGATCCCGACGTTCACCATCACCGACAGCCTGCTGGATCTGCGCCCGTACGGGGCCGCCGAGTTGAAGGACCGGTTCGTCGACTGGACGTGGGGTCAGGTCAGTGGCGCCAAGGGCGAGGTGTGGGCGATCCCGCAGGACACGGGCCCCATGGGTCTGCTGTACCGCGAGGACATCTTCGACAAGCACGGCATCGACGTGCCGGGCACCTGGGACGAGTTCGCCGAGGCCGCGCGCAAGCTGCACAAGGCCGACCCCGACGTCTACCTCACCAACCTCGCGGCCAACCAGCCCGCCGCCTGGCACGGACTGCTCTGGCAGGCCGGCGCCAAGCCGTACGCCACCTCCGGCAAGAGCGACATCACCATCAGCGTCGACGACGCCGTCTCCCGGAAGCTCGGCGCCTACTGGGGCGGGCTGGCGAAGGAGGGCGTGATCAGCGTCGACCCGGACTTCACCGACGGGTGGTACGCCGGCCTGAACAAGGGCAAGTACGCCACCTGGATCACCGCGGCCTGGGGCCCCGCCTTCCTCTCCGGCTCCGCCAAGGCCACCGCCGGCAAGTGGCGCGCGGCCCCGCTCCCCCAGTGGGACGCGGCCAAGCCCAACGCGGGCAACTGGGGCGGCTCGACCACCGCCGTCATCCGCTCCACCAAGAACCCCGTCGCGGCGGCCGTGTTCGCGCAGTTCCTCAACAGCGACCCGGCCACCGCCAAGATGTTCGCCACCGAGCAGTTCTTCTTCCCGGCGACCAAGGCCCTGCTCACCGACCAGGAGTTCGTGTCGGACGCGCCGTCCTTCTACGGCGGCCAGAAGGTCAACCAGGTCTTCGCCGACATCAGCGCCACCGTCGACCCCTCCTTCCAGTGGCCGCCGTTCCTCGACCAGGCGGCGACCGACTGGACCGAGACCGTCGGCAAGTCCCTCGCCGACAAGTCCGACACGGTCGCCGCCCTCGGCACCTGGCAGTCACGGATGACCACGTACGCCAAGAACCAGGGCTTCACCGTCAAGGGGAGCTGA
- a CDS encoding carbohydrate ABC transporter permease produces the protein MAVTTPSTAEDRSRPGRPRRHRSAGPLFVAPFLVLFLLLFLAPLGYAAYLSLFQTRLIGGTVFVGLDNYAQALGDSQFLHGVGRVALFFVVQVPVMLLLALLFALALDSGLLRLSRVIRLGIFVPYAVPSVVAALMWGYLYGPDFGPFAQLSRNLDLPAPHFLSEGWMLGSLANIVTWEFVGYNMIILYAALRTVPHELYEAAAMDGAGAWRIAWSIKLPALRPALLLTLLFSVIGSFQLFNEPNLLMKIAPDVISSSYTANLYAYSLAFTGQQVNYAATVSFLLGLVIVIASYGVLLTANRRRTP, from the coding sequence ATGGCCGTCACCACCCCGTCCACCGCCGAGGACCGCTCCCGGCCGGGCCGCCCGCGCCGCCACCGTTCGGCCGGACCGCTCTTCGTCGCACCGTTCCTGGTGCTGTTCCTGCTGCTCTTCCTCGCCCCGCTCGGGTACGCCGCCTACCTGAGCCTCTTCCAGACCCGTCTGATCGGCGGGACGGTCTTCGTCGGCCTCGACAACTACGCCCAGGCCCTCGGCGACTCCCAGTTCCTGCACGGAGTCGGCCGGGTGGCGCTGTTCTTCGTGGTCCAGGTCCCCGTGATGCTGCTGCTCGCCCTGCTGTTCGCGCTCGCGCTCGACAGCGGTCTGCTGCGTCTCTCCCGGGTGATCCGGCTGGGCATCTTCGTCCCGTACGCCGTGCCCAGCGTGGTCGCCGCGCTCATGTGGGGCTATCTCTACGGCCCGGACTTCGGGCCGTTCGCCCAGCTGAGCCGGAACCTGGACCTGCCGGCCCCGCACTTCCTCAGTGAGGGCTGGATGCTCGGCAGTCTGGCGAACATCGTCACCTGGGAGTTCGTCGGCTACAACATGATCATCCTCTACGCCGCCCTGCGCACCGTCCCGCACGAGTTGTACGAGGCGGCCGCGATGGACGGCGCCGGGGCCTGGCGCATCGCCTGGTCGATCAAACTCCCCGCGCTCCGCCCGGCGTTGCTGCTCACCCTGCTGTTCTCCGTGATCGGCAGCTTCCAGCTGTTCAACGAGCCGAACCTGCTGATGAAGATCGCCCCCGACGTCATCAGCAGCTCCTACACCGCCAACCTCTACGCCTACTCCCTCGCCTTCACCGGCCAGCAGGTCAACTACGCGGCCACGGTGTCCTTCCTCCTCGGCCTGGTCATCGTGATCGCCTCCTACGGAGTCCTGCTCACCGCGAACCGCAGGAGGACCCCGTGA
- a CDS encoding carbohydrate ABC transporter permease, whose protein sequence is MTTTIPAPPVTRTAKKPARLTHRRASPARRSTPLTIAMLAALAYFLLPLFWLLIASTKSTQDLFNSFGLWFSDAPQLLTNTKETFTQDDGVFVRWLLNTVMYAGVSAVGAALLAAAAGYGFAKFRFRGDRAAFNLILGAVMVPTTALAIPTYLLFAQAGLANTPWAIILPSLVNPFGLYLMRVYAADSVPDSILEAARIDGAGEARIFFRIALRLMAPGVVTVLLFTLVATWNNYFLPLIMLNDPDLYPITVGLASWAAQAQNGGAGASSDMLALVVTGSLISIVPLVVAFLMLQRYWQSGLATGGVKQ, encoded by the coding sequence GTGACCACGACGATCCCCGCGCCCCCGGTGACCAGGACCGCCAAGAAGCCGGCACGCCTCACCCACCGCAGGGCGAGCCCGGCCCGCCGCAGCACCCCGCTCACGATCGCCATGCTGGCGGCCCTCGCCTACTTCCTGCTGCCCCTGTTCTGGCTGCTGATCGCTTCGACCAAGAGCACCCAGGACCTGTTCAACAGCTTCGGTCTGTGGTTCTCCGACGCCCCGCAGCTGCTGACGAACACCAAGGAGACGTTCACCCAGGACGACGGCGTCTTCGTGCGCTGGCTGCTCAACACGGTCATGTACGCGGGAGTCAGCGCGGTCGGGGCCGCGCTGCTCGCGGCGGCGGCCGGGTACGGGTTCGCCAAGTTCCGGTTCCGCGGCGACCGGGCCGCCTTCAACCTGATCCTCGGCGCCGTCATGGTCCCGACCACCGCGCTGGCCATCCCGACCTATCTGCTGTTCGCGCAGGCGGGTCTGGCCAACACCCCGTGGGCGATCATCCTGCCGTCCCTCGTCAACCCGTTCGGCCTGTACCTGATGCGCGTCTACGCCGCGGACTCCGTCCCCGACAGCATCCTGGAGGCCGCCCGGATCGACGGTGCCGGAGAGGCCCGGATCTTCTTCCGGATCGCCCTGCGGCTGATGGCTCCCGGAGTGGTGACGGTGCTGCTGTTCACGCTGGTGGCGACCTGGAACAACTACTTCCTGCCACTGATCATGCTCAACGACCCCGACCTGTACCCGATCACCGTGGGCCTGGCCTCCTGGGCCGCGCAGGCCCAGAACGGCGGGGCTGGCGCCAGCAGCGACATGCTCGCGCTGGTCGTGACCGGTTCCCTGATCTCGATCGTCCCGCTGGTCGTGGCGTTCCTGATGCTGCAGCGCTACTGGCAGAGCGGCCTGGCCACCGGCGGGGTCAAACAGTAG
- a CDS encoding beta-galactosidase — MAALPARVLFGAAYYHEYQPYERPAERLKTDLDLMADAHVTVIRVGESVWSTWEPENGTFDLDWLQPVLDGAHERGISVVLGTPTYAVPPWLARQYPEITGERRTGERIGWGARQEVDFTHPAFRFHAERIIRKVVARYADHPAVIGFQVDNEPGLHLFHNHGVFQRFVDHLRAKYGDVETLNREWGLVYWSHRLSTWADLWTPDGNEQPQYDVAWREFQARQVTEFIGWQADLVREYARPEQFVTTCISYTRQGVEDDELSARLDVASGNPYYDMQDGLLLPDPTPDGHEQKWKTTGVWALYQTADWMFSSRQEPFLVTETNAGSIGMAWDNRPGYDGQWRQAAWALVSRGARMIEYWHWHTLHFGAETYWGGILPHTGQPGRTYAELARLGAEFEAAGPLVAGLEPDADITLVYSTPSKWLMQKYPPLSAPDGEPDPAAYHRIFDPFYRGAFDAGRQVRIVHARQLHDPSGEREGLSPEEAVRRHPVLVVPALYLAADATLDWFAAYAEAGGHLVLSPRTGYADHEARARTEPAPGRLAEAAGVHYDEFSNLTGEIPVRPTPDSPLRLSEGAAATRWADGLTVDDAEVLAAYDHPHFGRWPALTTRGHGAGRITYVGTVPDRRLGRALAEWLAPAARHGWADLPESVTATTGTAEDGRRVHIVHNWSWEPASVPAPIDLTDALDGTSVAAGTAVELGPWDVRVFVADDLD, encoded by the coding sequence ATGGCGGCTCTGCCTGCCCGCGTCCTGTTCGGCGCCGCGTACTACCACGAATACCAGCCGTACGAACGGCCCGCCGAGCGGCTCAAGACCGACCTGGACCTGATGGCCGACGCCCATGTGACCGTGATCCGGGTCGGTGAGTCGGTGTGGTCCACGTGGGAGCCGGAGAACGGGACGTTCGATCTCGACTGGCTCCAGCCGGTCCTGGACGGCGCCCACGAGCGCGGCATCTCCGTCGTGCTCGGCACCCCGACGTACGCCGTACCGCCGTGGCTGGCCCGCCAGTACCCGGAGATCACGGGCGAGCGGCGCACCGGCGAGCGCATCGGCTGGGGCGCCCGCCAGGAGGTGGACTTCACCCACCCGGCGTTCCGCTTCCACGCCGAACGGATCATCCGCAAGGTGGTGGCCCGGTACGCCGACCACCCCGCCGTCATCGGCTTCCAGGTCGACAACGAGCCCGGTCTGCACCTCTTCCACAACCACGGCGTCTTCCAGCGCTTCGTGGACCACCTGCGCGCGAAGTACGGCGACGTGGAGACCCTCAACCGGGAGTGGGGGCTCGTCTACTGGTCGCACCGGCTGTCGACGTGGGCCGACCTGTGGACCCCGGACGGCAACGAACAGCCCCAGTACGACGTCGCCTGGCGGGAGTTCCAGGCCCGGCAGGTCACCGAGTTCATCGGCTGGCAGGCCGACCTCGTGCGCGAGTACGCCCGGCCCGAGCAGTTCGTCACCACCTGCATCTCCTACACCCGCCAGGGCGTGGAGGACGACGAGCTGAGCGCGCGTCTCGACGTCGCCTCGGGCAACCCGTACTACGACATGCAGGACGGCCTGCTGCTGCCCGACCCCACGCCCGACGGTCATGAGCAGAAGTGGAAGACGACCGGGGTGTGGGCGCTGTACCAGACCGCCGACTGGATGTTCTCCTCGCGCCAGGAGCCGTTCCTCGTCACCGAGACCAACGCCGGCTCGATCGGCATGGCCTGGGACAACCGCCCCGGCTACGACGGACAGTGGCGGCAGGCGGCCTGGGCGCTCGTCTCGCGCGGCGCGCGCATGATCGAGTACTGGCACTGGCACACCCTGCACTTCGGCGCCGAGACCTACTGGGGCGGCATCCTCCCGCACACCGGGCAGCCCGGCCGTACGTACGCCGAACTCGCCCGTCTCGGCGCGGAGTTCGAGGCGGCCGGTCCGCTCGTCGCCGGACTCGAACCGGACGCCGACATCACCCTGGTGTACTCGACGCCCAGCAAGTGGCTGATGCAGAAGTACCCGCCGCTCTCCGCACCGGACGGCGAACCGGACCCCGCCGCCTACCACCGGATCTTCGACCCGTTCTACCGGGGTGCCTTCGACGCGGGACGCCAGGTCCGGATCGTCCACGCCCGGCAACTGCACGACCCGAGCGGGGAGCGGGAGGGCCTGTCACCGGAGGAGGCCGTCCGCCGCCATCCGGTCCTGGTCGTCCCGGCGCTGTATCTCGCCGCCGACGCCACCCTCGACTGGTTCGCCGCGTACGCCGAGGCCGGTGGCCATCTGGTGCTGAGCCCGCGCACCGGGTACGCCGACCACGAGGCCCGGGCCCGTACCGAACCGGCCCCCGGGCGGCTGGCGGAGGCGGCCGGCGTCCACTACGACGAGTTCAGCAACCTGACGGGCGAGATCCCGGTGCGCCCGACGCCCGACAGCCCGCTCCGGCTGTCGGAGGGCGCGGCGGCGACGCGCTGGGCGGACGGGCTCACCGTCGACGACGCCGAGGTGCTGGCCGCGTACGACCACCCGCACTTCGGCCGCTGGCCCGCGCTCACCACGCGTGGGCACGGTGCGGGGCGGATCACGTACGTCGGTACGGTGCCCGACCGTCGCCTCGGGCGCGCGCTGGCCGAGTGGCTGGCGCCGGCCGCACGCCACGGCTGGGCGGACCTGCCGGAGTCGGTCACCGCGACCACCGGCACGGCCGAGGACGGGCGGCGCGTCCACATCGTCCACAACTGGAGCTGGGAGCCCGCGAGCGTCCCGGCCCCGATCGACCTCACCGACGCGCTGGACGGCACGTCCGTCGCGGCGGGCACGGCGGTGGAACTCGGCCCGTGGGACGTACGGGTCTTCGTCGCCGACGACCTCGACTAG
- a CDS encoding RICIN domain-containing protein produces the protein MQRRRAARVLGTFTAASALLVVPMASAGAYSPTGGVMYQLGAEACLKGRGNCAVYPKSAQLPSGRLVASFEKSTVVTSTGSADRQTLPVYKSDDDGTTWQPLSEVKAPAYLSKDPRYAKYTSNWTNPFLYVLPQQVGKLKAGTLLLASVVSGDDAYYQEHKAADPDWTPSNDGDRSDMAIALYSSTDDGRTWKVVNVVATGGWQGGSAGAVGQNVASANTHRQVDPLWEPYLMVHKGKLVCYYSDENDYLGFDPATGVPRLDPANDTAKDSHGQILVHKTWDGRSAKWSAPVVDIAGSTQDMGGGKTEIGGGRPGMTNLVPTADGKWLLTYEYWGGGANTRYRVANDPLKFFRGSPTGMGVDALPVVSGSRPLAQGGSPVLIRLPDGRLVYNAAGSGDVWVNDSGRADGAWTQYQTTSRAGYSRNLQYVEDTGRVVILNNQGTSTIAFAEVDLGGSAGAYRKLVNRKTGQVIGTGNNTTDANIGNGDVPDVVLEDAGAAADPDTQYWHVVTKSDGGVTLLNKSGGRAAAIWTGNATAGQRIGQWVDDSATGTWEVVKTGDGRIRLRSVKNKDLYLTGGSAGAPLTLQNASTDGSQEWRLVR, from the coding sequence ATGCAGAGAAGACGAGCCGCGAGAGTGCTGGGGACCTTCACCGCGGCGTCCGCGCTGCTGGTGGTGCCCATGGCCAGTGCGGGGGCGTACAGCCCGACCGGTGGAGTCATGTACCAGCTCGGCGCCGAGGCCTGTCTGAAGGGACGGGGCAACTGCGCGGTCTACCCCAAGTCGGCGCAGCTGCCGAGCGGGCGTCTGGTCGCGTCGTTCGAGAAGTCCACCGTCGTCACGTCGACGGGCAGCGCCGACCGGCAGACCCTCCCGGTGTACAAGAGCGACGACGACGGAACGACCTGGCAGCCACTGTCCGAGGTGAAGGCACCGGCGTACCTGTCGAAGGATCCCCGCTACGCGAAGTACACGAGCAACTGGACCAACCCGTTCCTGTACGTACTCCCGCAGCAGGTCGGCAAGTTGAAGGCCGGCACACTGCTGCTGGCGAGTGTCGTGTCGGGCGACGACGCCTACTACCAGGAGCACAAGGCCGCCGACCCCGACTGGACGCCCTCCAACGACGGCGACCGCTCCGACATGGCGATCGCGCTGTACTCCAGCACCGACGACGGCCGGACCTGGAAGGTGGTCAACGTCGTCGCGACCGGCGGCTGGCAGGGCGGCAGCGCGGGCGCGGTCGGGCAGAACGTCGCGAGCGCCAACACGCACCGTCAGGTGGATCCCCTCTGGGAGCCGTACCTGATGGTCCACAAGGGCAAGCTGGTCTGCTACTACTCCGACGAGAACGACTACCTCGGCTTCGACCCGGCCACCGGCGTCCCGAGGCTCGACCCGGCGAACGACACCGCCAAGGACTCGCACGGCCAGATCCTGGTCCACAAGACCTGGGACGGCCGCAGCGCCAAGTGGAGCGCTCCGGTCGTCGACATCGCCGGGTCGACCCAGGACATGGGCGGCGGGAAGACGGAGATCGGCGGTGGCCGGCCGGGCATGACGAACCTCGTCCCGACGGCGGACGGCAAGTGGCTGCTCACCTACGAGTACTGGGGCGGCGGGGCCAACACCCGCTATCGCGTGGCGAACGACCCGCTGAAGTTCTTCCGGGGCTCCCCCACCGGCATGGGTGTCGACGCGCTGCCGGTGGTGTCCGGCTCCCGCCCGCTCGCGCAGGGCGGCAGTCCGGTGCTCATCCGCCTGCCCGACGGGCGCCTGGTCTACAACGCCGCCGGGAGCGGCGACGTCTGGGTCAACGACAGCGGACGCGCCGACGGCGCGTGGACGCAGTACCAGACGACCTCGCGGGCGGGGTACAGCCGCAACCTGCAGTACGTGGAGGACACCGGCCGGGTCGTGATCCTCAACAACCAGGGCACGTCGACGATCGCGTTCGCCGAGGTCGATCTCGGTGGCTCGGCCGGGGCCTACCGGAAGTTGGTGAACCGGAAGACCGGCCAGGTCATCGGTACCGGGAACAACACCACCGACGCGAACATCGGCAACGGGGACGTGCCCGACGTGGTCCTGGAGGACGCGGGGGCGGCCGCGGATCCGGACACCCAGTACTGGCACGTCGTCACCAAGTCCGACGGGGGTGTGACGCTGCTCAACAAGTCGGGGGGCCGGGCGGCGGCGATCTGGACCGGCAACGCGACGGCCGGGCAGCGGATCGGGCAGTGGGTGGACGACAGCGCCACGGGCACGTGGGAGGTCGTCAAGACCGGCGACGGTCGCATCAGACTGCGGTCGGTGAAGAACAAGGACCTCTACCTGACCGGTGGTTCGGCCGGGGCGCCGCTCACCCTGCAGAACGCGTCCACGGACGGTTCGCAGGAATGGAGGCTCGTTCGGTAG
- a CDS encoding DUF6461 domain-containing protein, with amino-acid sequence MTDGLRWVCEAYPFGHTLVFCEGLAPEQVLLRLGARRESFFPLTRVEAQEIEVRNAADEPYDLDHLDDLDVAAVEERGFLRPEVDAVLRAGAIEGWAFAVQASTSYVSARDHLPALSRGTRVVTACRDVNATQRVEYAVDGRVLSSFDPGLPAYDDGVDPVAFGWPTAAGSMASPQVMEWLEHHFRLWLPRASEHRRLPAAAFVTRRPATPRPR; translated from the coding sequence ATGACTGACGGACTCCGCTGGGTGTGCGAGGCGTACCCGTTCGGCCACACCCTCGTCTTCTGCGAGGGCCTCGCCCCGGAGCAGGTGCTCCTGCGCCTCGGCGCGCGAAGGGAGTCGTTCTTCCCGCTGACGCGCGTCGAGGCCCAGGAGATCGAGGTCCGCAACGCCGCCGACGAGCCCTACGACCTCGACCACCTCGACGACCTGGACGTGGCGGCCGTCGAGGAACGGGGGTTCCTGCGGCCGGAGGTCGACGCCGTGCTCCGGGCGGGGGCGATCGAGGGCTGGGCCTTCGCGGTCCAGGCCTCCACCTCGTACGTCTCCGCCCGCGACCACCTGCCCGCGCTCTCCCGTGGAACCCGTGTCGTCACCGCCTGCCGGGACGTGAACGCCACGCAACGGGTGGAGTACGCCGTCGACGGGCGGGTCCTGTCCTCCTTCGATCCCGGGCTCCCCGCCTACGACGACGGCGTCGACCCGGTGGCATTCGGTTGGCCGACCGCCGCCGGGAGCATGGCCTCGCCCCAGGTCATGGAGTGGTTGGAGCACCACTTCAGGCTGTGGCTGCCCAGGGCCTCCGAGCACCGGCGGCTGCCGGCGGCGGCTTTTGTCACCCGCCGCCCAGCCACCCCTCGACCACGGTGA